DNA from Spirochaetota bacterium:
ATTATCAGATCCGGGATAAAGGATTAAAAAAGAAGTTTCAACGCCAGTAACCAGAACCTTCTGTTATCCGCGAATGATTACTTTATTCACGATAACATCTAATTTATTTTCACAGAACAGGCGCACTGATTCCGAGATAACAACAGATTCCTCTCGCATGATCTTCATTGATAATGTTTCAACGGTATCTTGTTCATGCACCATTACCGGAACCTGCATTATGATTGGTCCGGTATCCATACCCTTGTCCACAAAATGTGCGGTACACCCGGTAATTTTAACACCGTATTCAAGGGCTTTTTTCTGACTATGAATACCCGGAAATGAAGGCAGGAGAGAAGGGTGAATATTTATAATCCTGTTCCGGTACTGTTTCACAAAATATTCTGACAGCATGCGCAAGTATCCCGCGGTAACAACCAGGTCGGTTTTGAACTTATCTAGCAGCGAAACAATGTCTTCCTCATGGCTTTCTCGTGAAGAATACTGCTCCGGATCAACAACATAGGCAGGAACATACAATTGTTTCGCCCTGTCAAGAACCGGGGCTGATGGATTATCAGTTATTACACAACCTGATTTGGCCCGTATCTCCTTGTTGATGATCTTATTCACAACGGATGAAAAAAGGAGCCCTCTCGTGGATGCGAGAAACGATACGACTTTTTTCCTGTGCCATGGCTTCATATTCTCAACCGTTCAAGGAATTCATCTGATGCGGAATCAGACACCGAGATCGTTGTCATCGCGACATCGTTTTTAAAAACAACGATGCGGGGCGCATCCAGTTCTATCTTTCCATAGCGCCGTATGATCGACCCGATTATTGCAATTTCGGTTTCATTAATAATTCCTTTGACTAGTACCGCCGGCCCCTTGAATGCCGGCAGAAAAAAATAATCCGCTCGGCCCCGGTATTTATCAAGCTCGTTGTTCTCCCTTTCATTTCGTGAGACAATGATCTTGGCCAAATCGCTGATCCGGTAATGTCTGCCTATCGTCAGCAAATACATATCAACGGCGTCAACCTCGCTGTGTTTCTCGAGCAAGTCCCTCACTCTCTGCGATATGAACTTATCCGTAAAAAGACACCCGCCGGATGGTGATTCATATTCATTGATCGCATAATTGCCGGCCAACTCAAACTGCTCTTTACGGGACCTGCCGTTGATCCCCAGAAGCCGGTTGCGGTCCACAATCCCCTCCTCCTCGGGAATTGTCGGTTTAAGCAATTTCGCGGATAGAGGTCGCAGCAGCCGTCCCTTCAGACCTGTCTCTTTTTCGATATGATTCATGGTGTGACGCATCTGGGACATGGGGCGTTGTCCCACCACTTCTCCGGTTGCGACAAAATCAGCCTTCAGCTCATGCATTAATTCAGCGGCCTTTTTAATGAAATAGATGTGGCAGTCAATACAGGGATTAGCATGCTTACCGTAGCCATGGGCAGGATTGCGGATGATATCAATATATTCCTTACCGCATCTGTGCACCCGCGTCTCCAGGTTAATGCGGGAGGCCAGTTGAACGGGTTTTAAATTTTCCGGAAGTGCATCGGGTGCGACAAAGGGGAGCACGCCATGAAAACCCATCAGATCCAGGTCCTGGTCCATGAGTACCCGTGCAGCCAGAAGGCTATCGAGACCTCCGGAAATTAATACGACCCCCTTGCCCTTGCTCAATCAATTTCCTCATGATTGATAAGCTGAATCATCACCCGGTCTCCTTTTGAGCATCCGGTCGATTCCTCATTCATCACGATCAGGCAATTGGCAACGCTCATCGAACGGAGTATCCCCGATCCCTGAGGGCCCGTCGTCGATACATGAAAAACGCCGTCAATGATCGTAAAGTAACCTCGGAAAAATTCTTTCCTGCCGCTTCTTTTATCAATATCGTTATCTGCCACAGCATGGACCAACGGCTTATTGAGCTTTGTTGATCCGCTCATTTTCAACAGAGCCGGGCGGACAAATTCAATAAATGATACCATAGTCGATACCGGATTTCCCGGCAGACCAAAGACCAGGGTATTTTTCCTGGTACCGTAGATGAGGGGCTTCCCCGGCTTCATCCTGATAGTCTCAAATGAAATATCCACACCAAGCTCAACAAGCACGTCCTTCACCAGGTCATACTTGCCCATGGAAACGCCACCGGTGGAAATAACCATGTCATACTCGAGGGCTTTTGCGAACATTTCCTTTGTAAAGGATATAGAATCTCTGGCTATCCCGATATAATGAGGTATGCAGTGATATTTTTTTATTTCCGAAGAAAGCGTATAGGCATTGGAATTCCGTATCTGTCCCGGCCTTAATTCCGCCCCCACTTCGGCAATTTCATCACCGGTGGAAATGATCGCCACCCGCGCCTGTTGATACACAGGAATATCGTTTACATTCAATGAAGCCAGCAAACCAATTTCAGCCGACTTTAATTGTGTGCCTTTATTCAATGCTACCTGTCCAACCCGGATGTCTTCACCGGCATGTCGGATGTTTTCATTCTGCTTGATCTCTTCGAAAACAGCTATAGTCCCCCGGGTGGCGTCTTCCCTGGTATGCTCTACCGGGACCACCGCAGTAGCGCCATCGGGAATTGGTGCTCCGGTCATAATGCGGACAGCTGAATTCCCTTCAACTTTAATGGTATGAAACTCGACGCCTGCTTTTATCTCACCACATATCAATAATTCCACGGGACTATCCGGATGTGCGCCACCGGTGTCGTCCCAGTGAAGGGCAAATCCATCCATGGCAGAATTATCAAAAGGAGGAATATTGATTTCAGAACGAATATCCTGGTAAAGGATACGCCCGTAAGCCTCTTTCAATGGAACTCGTTCTAAGCCAAGCTCCGTAACAGAGGACAGAATCATACAGTGGGCTGTATCAAAAGAAACAAATGTTTTACTTTTTTCTGTCATTATATCAATCCGTGTAGTACCTGCACCTGTATAGCTACATGAATACATCAAAGGTTGTCAAGAATTTTCAAAAAGGCATGGGATCTAGCATTGATCAGTTAGCTAAGGTCTTTTTTTTGTTATAGATCAAAATTTACCAGGGAACCTGACTGGTTATATCCGAATATATCGCCTTTTTTCTCTATTTTTGATCCATACATGGCGTAATCGGCAAGAGTGACCAATTCTTCGTAATTCGTAATATCATTCGGATAAGGATACGTGGCAATGCCCATTGAAACGGATATAGTGTTAAGGCCGGTTGACTTATAGTCTGTTCCGACTATATCGGCGATACTGATATTCTTTAGCATATCGCGTATCCTACGAGCAACGGTCAGAACACTGAGATGATCAGTTTCAGGCAGGAAAATGCAGAATTCGTCGCCTCCGAATCGTGCCGCAAGGTCATAGGGACGAATAATGAATTTGTAAGACTGTCCGTTTCCGTTTATCGGTCGATACACACTTTCATCGATAAAGGCGCTGCATATCTTTTTCAATACCATATCACCGACCAGGTGATTGTAGGTATCATTGATCTCCTTGAAATTATCGCAATCAAGATAAATAATAGAAAGATATGACTTGGGACCATTGTTGTTTTGCGGCTGATTCTCATAATTTCTGTTTTTTCTTATGACACGCTCGAATTCGGATTTGAGCCGCTCCTCGAATGTCTTGCGGTTCAGAATTCCTGTCAATCCGTCAAATCCGGACATCTGAAAGCGCGTTGAATTCTTCACGATGGCGGAGAGGTATTTTGCACGGACAGGTTTATCCAGGAAATAATAGGCGCCCTTATCAAGAACGATATCGGAAAGCTCGACTTCATTATAGCCTGTAATGGCGATTATCGGCGTGCTCACGTTATATTCAGCTTTAAGGACATCCAGGGCATGTAACCCGTTTTTAGGATCTGCGCTATCACCGTCATGGAGGGGAATTGACAGGTCCAGCAATATCGTATCCCAATAGGTCTTGCTTACCAGATCCAGCAGTTTTTGAACATTAGTCGCAGTTTCAATGAAATAATTCTCATCTGATACCTCGAGAATTTTCGTAATGGTGCGTAATACCAGCGGATCGTCATCAACGATAAGGATACTGATATCCCGTTTAGTATCAATCATGGTCTTTATGCTTATTACTACTATTCAATATTATTCAGTAACATATTAAGGGTATCGCCGTACCAGCAAGGCGGCCTTACATCGATTAACGACAGTTGTTTTAATACAATTCAGACTGATGCAAGCGCGTCAGCCAAATTTCGGAAAATCCTGAAAAACGTGTCAACCCTAGTAATGCTGAATACCTTTAATACGAATGTATTATCACTTACAAGATGGATAATTATTCCCTTCTTTCCTGCGGCATTTTTTATTGCAATTAAATATCCGATTCCCACTGAATCGATAACCGTGACCTTTGTCAGATCAAGAATGAAATTTTGGACATGTTTC
Protein-coding regions in this window:
- a CDS encoding STAS domain-containing protein; translation: MDLNYRFYEQQGFGIFEFLHDKLINDDSSETIETIKSLITKKHVQNFILDLTKVTVIDSVGIGYLIAIKNAAGKKGIIIHLVSDNTFVLKVFSITRVDTFFRIFRNLADALASV
- a CDS encoding phosphoribosylglycinamide formyltransferase — translated: MKPWHRKKVVSFLASTRGLLFSSVVNKIINKEIRAKSGCVITDNPSAPVLDRAKQLYVPAYVVDPEQYSSRESHEEDIVSLLDKFKTDLVVTAGYLRMLSEYFVKQYRNRIINIHPSLLPSFPGIHSQKKALEYGVKITGCTAHFVDKGMDTGPIIMQVPVMVHEQDTVETLSMKIMREESVVISESVRLFCENKLDVIVNKVIIRG
- a CDS encoding molybdopterin molybdotransferase MoeA; amino-acid sequence: MTEKSKTFVSFDTAHCMILSSVTELGLERVPLKEAYGRILYQDIRSEINIPPFDNSAMDGFALHWDDTGGAHPDSPVELLICGEIKAGVEFHTIKVEGNSAVRIMTGAPIPDGATAVVPVEHTREDATRGTIAVFEEIKQNENIRHAGEDIRVGQVALNKGTQLKSAEIGLLASLNVNDIPVYQQARVAIISTGDEIAEVGAELRPGQIRNSNAYTLSSEIKKYHCIPHYIGIARDSISFTKEMFAKALEYDMVISTGGVSMGKYDLVKDVLVELGVDISFETIRMKPGKPLIYGTRKNTLVFGLPGNPVSTMVSFIEFVRPALLKMSGSTKLNKPLVHAVADNDIDKRSGRKEFFRGYFTIIDGVFHVSTTGPQGSGILRSMSVANCLIVMNEESTGCSKGDRVMIQLINHEEID
- a CDS encoding diguanylate cyclase, producing the protein MIDTKRDISILIVDDDPLVLRTITKILEVSDENYFIETATNVQKLLDLVSKTYWDTILLDLSIPLHDGDSADPKNGLHALDVLKAEYNVSTPIIAITGYNEVELSDIVLDKGAYYFLDKPVRAKYLSAIVKNSTRFQMSGFDGLTGILNRKTFEERLKSEFERVIRKNRNYENQPQNNNGPKSYLSIIYLDCDNFKEINDTYNHLVGDMVLKKICSAFIDESVYRPINGNGQSYKFIIRPYDLAARFGGDEFCIFLPETDHLSVLTVARRIRDMLKNISIADIVGTDYKSTGLNTISVSMGIATYPYPNDITNYEELVTLADYAMYGSKIEKKGDIFGYNQSGSLVNFDL